A genomic stretch from Fusarium musae strain F31 chromosome 9, whole genome shotgun sequence includes:
- a CDS encoding hypothetical protein (EggNog:ENOG41) encodes MTERDLQVLVIGKGAREHALAWQLSRARSVKHVFVFPGNAGTHGVAASNSTAGISALEGVSGSEYHNLAKRAKEIGIGLAVVGPDDDVVNGIEEFFRKVGVPCFAPSREAAELEGSKVFAKEFMNRFDIPTAHHRSFDNLEAASAYVRHVFTDKDHRIVIKADGLAAGKGVALPETLEEALQDLRGIMSDGKFSTAGSSVVIEEFMDGYEISILTFSDSNTFFSLPPGQDHKRILEGNKGPNTGGMGVYSPVPMVTPDVLQKIDQVILKPTFDALAKEGRPFCGLLFTGVMVTKSGPKVIEYNVRFGDPETQSSMLLIHEDTDLASVMLSCTSGTLAQVKNSIRIKPGFACNVVIASGGYPGDYETGKVASLSSPPEGVVIFHAGTRKEDHLLKSTGGRVFSVAAYGDTLEEARRKAYMGVDCVSFEGMVYRKDIALGGLAK; translated from the exons ATGACTGAAAGAGACCTCCAGGTGCTTGTTATCGGGAAAGGTGCCCGAGAGCATGCCCTGGCCTGGCAGCTGAGCCGAGCCAGATCAGTCAAACATGTTTTTGTATTCCCTGGCAATGCTGGCACACATGGAGTTGCAGCCAGCAATAGCACAGCCGGGATTTCTGCCCTTGAAGGCGTCAGTGGCTCGGAATATCACAACCTGGCGAAGCGTGCCAAAGAAATCGGTATAGGTTTGGCAGTTGTTGGGCCTGATGACGACGTGGTGAATGGCATCGAAGAATTCTTCCGCAAAG TTGGCGTGCCTTGCTTCGCACCTTCGCGCGAGGCCGCAGAACTTGAGGGCTCCAAAGTCTTTGCGAAGGAGTTTATGAATAGATTTGACATTCCGACTGCCCACCACCGGAGTTTTGACAACCTCGAGGCTGCCAGTGCATACGTACGCCATGTTTTCACCGACAAAGACCACCGTATCGTCATCAAGGCAGACGGCCTCGCCGCAGGTAAGGGCGTGGCTCTCCCTGAAACACTAGAAGAAGCACTGCAAGATCTTCGCGGCATCATGAGCGACGGCAAATTTTCTACAGCGGGCTCCTCAGTCGTAATCGAAGAGTTCATGGACGGATACGAGATCAGCATCTTGACCTTTAGCGACAGCAacaccttcttctctcttccgcCTGGGCAAGACCATAAGCGTATTCTAGAGGGAAATAAGGGACCCAACACTGGAGGCATGGGAGTTTACTCACCTGTGCCCATGGTGACCCCAGATGTCTTACAGAAGATTGATCAAGTCATCTTGAAACCTACATTTGATGCTCTAGCAAAAGAAG GCCGTCCTTTCTGTGGCCTGCTGTTCACTGGAGTCATGGTCACCAAATCGGGCCCTAAAGTTATCGAGTATAACGTTCGCTTTGGCGACCCGGAAACCCAAAGCTCGATGCTTCTTATTCACGAAGACACCGACCTCGCAAGTGTCATGCTGTCATGTACAAGTGGGACACTCGCACAAGTGAAGAACAGCATCAGAATTAAGCCAGGTTTCGCATGCAATGTTGTTATTGCATCCGGCGGATACCCAGGGGACTACGAAACTGGAAAGGTTGCTTCACTGAGTTCTCCACCAGAGGGGGTGGTTATCTTTCACGCTGGGACTCGTAAGGAGGATCATTTGCTGAAGTCCACGGGAGGGCGTGTCTTTTCGGTTGCTGCTTACGGCGATACCCTTGAAGAGGCACGTCGCAAGGCATATATGGGTGTTGACTGCGTGTCTTTTGAAGGCATGGTGTACAGGAAGGACATTGCTTTAGGGGGTCTGGCCAAATAA
- the REX4 gene encoding 3'-5' exonuclease (EggNog:ENOG41~BUSCO:EOG092646PE), which translates to MAALSSNWKKLQAKLKEESASKPSLKRKSETLTTNPPPKKSKVQKSLPNPSRRPTKAAQTTAKKPMGGVHSSKIEESVPGTSTSLALWAEDNDVSAEALAEAYSLGAKDNSMMLASTKDKINHGLTEGIEVGKYIAIDCEMVGVGPGGHESALARVSIVDFHGVQIYDSYVKPKEKVTNWRTAVSGIDQKKMRFARDFEEVQADIDKLLLGRILIGHDLKHDLDALILSHPGKDIRDTAKFPGFKKYGNGRKPALRVLAQKILGVEIQGGAHSSIEDARATMLLFRKHKQGFDVDHANRYAPKPASGGQKGAKSKKKRK; encoded by the coding sequence atggcggcgCTTTCTTCCAACTGGAAGAAGCTCCAGGCAAAACTCAAGGAAGAGTCCGCATCAAAGCCATCTCTCAAGCGCAAATCAGAGACCTTAACAACGAATCCACCACCTAAAAAGTCTAAGGTGCAAAAGTCCCTCCCAAACccgtcaagaagaccaacaAAAGCAGCTCAAACGACAGCCAAAAAGCCAATGGGTGGTGTTCACAGTTCGAAAATTGAGGAGTCAGTACCTGGGACCTCAACATCTCTTGCACTATGGGCAGAAGACAATGATGTGTCTGCAGAAGCCCTGGCAGAGGCATACAGTCTGGGCGCAAAGGACAATTCGATGATGCTCGCCTCCACAAAGGACAAAATCAACCATGGACTCACAGAAGGGATCGAGGTTGGAAAATACATTGCAATCGATTGCGAAATGGTTGGCGTGGGCCCAGGCGGTCATGAATCAGCTCTCGCTCGTGTGAGCATTGTCGATTTTCATGGTGTGCAGATTTACGACTCTTATGTGAAACCTAAAGAGAAGGTCACAAATTGGAGGACAGCGGTCAGTGGAATTGAccaaaagaagatgagattTGCAAGGGATTTTGAAGAAGTTCAGGCAGACATCGACAAGCTTCTCCTAGGCCGAATATTGATTGGACATGATCTCAAGCATGACCTAGACGCCCTCATTCTCAGCCACCCCGGAAAAGACATCCGCGATACCGCCAAATTCCCAGGTTTCAAGAAATATGGAAATGGAAGAAAGCCAGCACTGCGGGTTCTCGCTCAAAAGATTCTGGGCGTTGAGATACAGGGAGGCGCACATTCTAGTATTGAAGATGCGCGAGCTACCATGTTGCTGTTTCGCAAGCACAAGCAAGGGTTTGACGTTGATCACGCAAATCGATATGCGCCGAAACCAGCATCAGGCGGCCAAAAAGGCGCCAAAtcgaaaaagaagagaaagtga
- a CDS encoding hypothetical protein (EggNog:ENOG41), producing the protein MSMSVEDATKVREGFPKPFPNIPNNVVEQLRLNGKVLVVNGAADGLGYAVAEGYAEAGGNVALWYNSNDAAVEKARLLSEQHGIKASAYKVDVSDSQQIQDALKAVLEDFGKIDVYVANAGECFLAMDHGILDRANKSVIGMAISKPILEQTLEEYRKQMSVNVDGVVFSAKYAGAIFKRQGFGNFIITSSMSAHIVNVPTDQPVYNGSKAFITHFGKSLAREWRDFARVNIVSPGFFDTKMGASPEALNEAYRMAVLGRQGHVKEIKGLYLYLASDASTYMTGSDLLIDGGYVLP; encoded by the exons ATGTCTATGTCCGTCGAAGATGCCACTAAAGTGCGAGAGGGTTTTCCTAAACCTTTTCCCAATATTCCCAACAATGTGGTTGAGCAGCTTCGCTTGAATGGAAAGGTCCTCGTTGTCAATGGAGCTGCCGATGGTCTAGGGTATGCGGTAGCTGAGGGCTACGCTGAGGCAGGCGGAAATGTTGCGCTTTGGTATAACTC GAATGACGCTGCCGTTGAAAAGGCTCGACTACTCTCAGAGCAACATGGAATCAAGGCATCCGCTTACAAGGTCGACG TATCCGACTCACAGCAGATTCAAGATGCCCTAAAGGCTGTTCTTGAAGATTTTGGCAAGATCGATGTCTATGTTGCAAACGCGGGCGAGTGTTTCCTGGCCATGGATCATGGTATTCTGGATAGAGCTAATAAATCGGTGATAGGCATGGCAATTTCAAAACCCATCCTTGAGCAAACTCTGGAAGAATACAGGAAACAGATGTCGGTGAATG TTGACGGAGTTGTATTCTCTGCCAAATACGCCGGTGCGATTTTCAAGCGTCAGGGTTTCGGAAACTTCATTATCACCTCCAGCATGAGTGCTCATATCGTCAACGTGCCAACTGATCAGCCAGTCTATAACGGGAGCAAGGCCTTTATAACACACTTTGGAAAGTCTCTTGCTAGGGAATGGCGCGACTTTGCTCGTGTGAACATCGTATCTCCTGGTTTCTTTGATACAAAGATGGGTGCGAGCCCTGAGGCGCTCAATGAGGCGTATCGCATGGCTGTTCTTGGAAGACAGGGACatgtcaaggagatcaagggtCTTTACTTGTACCTTGCTAGCGATGCTTCAACTTATATGACTGGAAGCGACCTGCTGATTGATGGAGGCTACGTGTTGCCTTAA
- a CDS encoding hypothetical protein (EggNog:ENOG41), whose translation MWLLGLQDDGASLLTRLLRFSGVILVALLVHAFRKGYRVRKKFQALKDQGIPIMKHSMILGHLEVIGKLVSTLPSDAHGDYLMLKIQENWRELFPQCTKCPPVAYIDTWPFTAPMVISLNAHVSAQFTQEHSLPKAYEQKHVLYPLTKNRDLASMEGPEWKVWRKRLSPAFSIQNINSRLPDILEEVEDFANVLKSKAGKNGEWGEVFPLGDATANLTLDVIIRLFLMYFFVNPANFIQYCNPWRHFKLWQNYRTLVKSFTPVLQERMNKLKQDRTAKGKTLVDLIVQALDAERAEQKGAGQNDKDQLNMELDADFLEMAVGQINTFLFAGFDTSAATIAWLFRLLSEYPDVLAKLREEHDAVLGPNAWGVAGVIRENPQLLNQLPYTLAVLRESMRYHTNVGSMRRGEPGFFLVGPPGSDPGFEGKKLPTEDFIVWDGTYAIHRDPEIWHRAWEFLPERFLVTDPEDPLYPPPNGWRSFEAGPRVCIGQHLATLEMKLAMVLVARCFDIECAWEEWDQINGTTNSEKARPTVWDDRCYQVGTDSPPRVKDGMPVHVRTRGL comes from the exons ATgtggcttcttgggcttcagGATGACGGCGCCTCGCTCCTCACGCGCCTCCTCCGCTTCTCAGGCGTGATACTGGTCGCGTTACTCGTCCACGCCTTTCGCAAAGGTTATCGAGTTCGCAAGAAGTTCCAGGCCCTCAAGGATCAGGGAATT CCCATTATGAAACATTCTATGATTCTCGGCCACCTTGAAGTCATTGGGAAACTTGTCTCAACACTTCCATCTGATGCTCACGGCGATTAcctgatgctgaagattcAAGAGAACTGGCGGGAACTCTTCCCCCAATGCACAAAATGTCCACCTGTTGCTTACATCGATACTTGGCCCTTCACAGCGCCGATGGTTATTTCTCTCAACGCACATGTTTCGGCTCAGTTCACACAAGAACACTCACTACCCAAGGCTTATGAACAGAAGCATGTTCTCTATCCCCTCACAAAGAACCGCGATTTGGCCTCCATGGAGGGCCCGGAGTGGAAGGTCTGGCGTAAAAGACTGAGCCCAGCATTCAGCATTCAAAATATCAATAGTCGTTTACCAGACATTCTTGAAGAGGTGGAGGACTTTGCCAATGTTCTCAAGAGTAAAGCAGGAAAAAACGGAGAATGGGGCGAGGTCTTCCCACTTGGAGACGCCACTGCCAATCTCACTCTCGACGTTATCATTCGTCTCTTTCT GATGTATTTCTTCGTCAATCCCGCCAACTTCATCCAATACTGCAATCCGTGGCGCCATTTCAAACTCTGGCAGAACTACAGAACTCTTGTCAAAAGCTTCACTCCTGTTCTTCAAGAGCGCATGAATAAGCTTAAGCAGGATCGCACAGCAAAGGGAAAGACACTGGTTGATCTAATCGTACAAGCTCTCGATGCCGAGAGAGCTGAACAGAAAGGAGCGGGACAGAACGACAAGGACCAACTGAACATGGAGCTTGACGCTGACTTTCTGGAGATGGCCGTTGGGCAGATCAATACTTTCCTCTTCGCAGGTTTTGATACCAGTGCTGCAACTATTGCTTGGCTGTTCCGCCTGCTCAGCGAATATCCAGATGTTTTGGCCAAATTGCGAGAGGAGCATGATGCAGTCCTTGGCCCAAATGCCTGGGGTGTTGCTGGTGTGATAAGGGAGAACCCACAGCTGCTGAACCAGCTCCCTTACACACTAGCTGTCCTTCGTGAATCTATGCGTTATCATACCAACGTCGGTTCAATGCGTCGTGGCGAGCCCGGGTTCTTCCTCGTGGGTCCGCCGGGCTCCGATCCTGGATTTGAAGGGAAGAAGCTGCCAACCGAGGACTTCATTGTCTGGGACGGGACATATGCAATCCATCGTGACCCTGAGATCTGGCATAGAGCCTGGGAGTTCCTTCCAGAACGTTTTCTTGTCACTGATCCGGAGGATCCCTTGTACCCGCCACCCAACGGCTGGCGTTCATTCGAGGCTGGGCCACGGGTTTGCATTGGGCAACATCTTGCAACCCTCGAGATGAAACTAGCCATGGTACTGGTAGCGAGATGCTTCGATATCGAGTGTGCGTGGGAAGAATGGGACCAGATCAA TGGAACGACAAACTCTGAAAAGGCACGGCCGACTGTCTGGGATGATCGTTGCTATCAAGTTGGAACTGACTCGCCGCCACGAGTCAAGGATGGTATGCCTGTGCATGTCAGAACGCGTGGACTGTAG
- a CDS encoding hypothetical protein (EggNog:ENOG41~MEROPS:MER0001260): MADSSPIVASPPRRNSQQADTPQSTTSTNNNRDGALVLHANSSATAWWSQFRYPVITAGIVLLLSPFTFLWPGQQSIDPTNYAERTKRILKTTPLIDGHNDLPFMLRLELKNRIYDERFDFTNRLLGHTDLQRLRQGMVGGQFWSVYVDCDEQQKHFEDPSWIVRDTLEQIDVTRRFIQEHPKDLEYCDTAACARKAFKAGRIASMIGIEGGHQVGGSVASLRQMYELGVRYMTITHNCDNAFAMAASTVASGSADTGLAKLGKVAIKEMNRLGMMVDLSHVSHQTMRDVLSIARAPVIFSHSGAYAIEPHLRNVPDDVLRQVKHNGGIVMAVFLNRFLNMKHPEQASIHDVADHIFHIAEVCGWTCVGIGADFFGMSNVPIGLEDVSKYPSLMEVLMQRGATDEQIRLLAGENILRVWRNIEKSAKAIQATGEKPVEEEYEGREWHKGFSTDPYMLRGGLEEALRNGAKIEEDVFDLDAEGRPKILST, translated from the exons ATGGCCGATTCGTCACCGATAGTGGCCTCGCCGCCCCGACGGAATAGCCAGCAGGCCGACACTCCTCAATCAACCACATCGACTAATAACAATCGCGACGGGGCATTGGTACTACACGCCAATTCCTCAGCCACAGCTTGGTGGTCACAATTTCGATATCCAGTCATTACTGCTGGGATCGTGCTCTTACTGAGTCCCTTCACCTTCTTATGGCCTGGTCAACAGTCGATCGATCCCACGAATTATGCAGAGCGTACCAAGCGAATCCTCAAGACGACGCC TCTAATTGACGGCCACAATGATTTACCGTTCATGCTCCGCCTTGAACTCAAGAACCGCATCTACGATGAACGTTTCGACTTTACTAATCGATTGCTGGGCCATACAGATCTACAGCGTCTGAGGCAAGGCATGGTCGGAGGTCAATTCTGGAGCGTGTATGTAGACTGTGATGAACAGCAAAAGCACTTTGAGGATCCTTCT TGGATCGTTCGAGACACGCTTGAACAAATCGATGTGACTCGACGCTTCATCCAAGAGCACCCCAAAGACTTGGAGTATTGCGATACAGCGGCCTGCGCTAGGAAGGCCTTCAAAGCAGGCCGCATCGCAAGCATGATTGGCATTGAAGGTGGCCACCAGGTTGGTGGCAGCGTTGCAAGCCTTCGGCAGATGTACGAACTGGGAGTGCGATACATGACTATTACTCACAATTGTGATAATGCATTCGCTATGGCAGCTTCAACTGTTGCCTCCGGATCTGCGGACACTGGACTTGCAAAGCTTGGAAAGGTAGCCATCAAAGAGATGAACAGGTTGGGAATGATGGTTGATCTATCGCACGTTTCTCATCAGACAATGAGGGATGTTCTCAGTATTGCTAGAGCGCCGGTAATCTTCTCGCATTCTGGAGCATACGCTATTGAGCCGCATCTCCGAAATGTCCCCGACGATGTTCTTCGACAGGTCAAGCACAACGGCGGCATAGTTATGGCCGTGTTTCTCAATCGTTTCCTCAACATGAAGCATCCCGAGCAAGCATCAATACACGATGTGGCTGATCACATCTTCCACATCGCAGAAGTATGTGGCTGGACTTGCGTTGGAATCGGTGCGGATTTCTTTGGCATGTCAAATGTGCCTATTGGACTAGAGGATGTTTCAAAATATCCCAGTTTGATGGAGGTGCTCATGCAGCGAGGTGCAACAGATGAGCAGATCCGTCTGCTTGCAGGAGAAAACATTCTCCGGGTTTGGAGAAATATTGAAAAGAGCGCTAAAGCAATTCAGGCTACAGGTGAGAAACCTGTCGAAGAGGAATATGAAGGACGAGAATGGCATAAGGGATTTTCAACTGATCCCTACATGCTGAGGGGAGGCCTTGAGGAGGCCTTGAGGAATGGGGCCAAGATTGAGGAAGATGTCTTCGATTTAGATGCCGAAGGAAGGCCAAAGATTCTGTCTACTTAG
- the ESA1 gene encoding Histone acetyltransferase (EggNog:ENOG41) — MAGGTPSGEPTVGSGEPRLKSLATPETITTGCIAWVEKEGQPRRAEILSIKTTKSGKQFYCNFDNFNKRLDEWVPVIRLDFTREVEWPNPEKDKPKDPKTKKAPAAQSKKTQPSKKSQKRPGKREQSVASEANTPHPWTESQNRQKSASIGPDGESQARVSVDGATPAGGDDMDVDEKEAEVKREPAEFSREVEIEKLRTSGSMTQNPTEVSRIRNISKVQFGRFDLYPWYFSPYPEIFSQEDVIFICEFCLSYYGDEKAFTRHRRKCTLQHPPGNELYRNEDISFFEIDGRRQRTWCRNLCLLSKMFLDHKTLYYDVDPFLFYVMTVRTEKGCHLVGYFSKEKESADGYNVACILTMPQYQRKGYGRLLIQFSYELSRIEGKLGSPEKPLSDLGLLSYRQYWSENILELLMGYNEREEKVTIEAISTALAMTTQDVEHTLQALRMQVYHKSDHKIVIPEKLIQQREKTKLKRKRTVDPTKIQWKPPVFTASSRTWGW, encoded by the exons ATGGCCGGCGGCACACCTAGCGGCGAGCCCACCGTGGGCTCAGGTGAGCCTCGACTAAAAAGCCTTGCGACCCCAGAGACGATAACAACAGGCTGTATTGCCTGGGTCGAAAAAGAAGGACAACCACGACGCGCCGAAATTCTTAGCATCAAGACGACAAAAAGCGGCAAGCAATTTTATTGCAACTTCGATAACTTCAATAAACGACTAGATGAATGGGTCCCTGTGATTAGGCTCGACTTTACTCGAGAGGTCGAATGGCCAAACCCAGAAAAGGACAAGCCCAAAGACCCCAAAACGAAAAAAGCGCCAGCTGCACAATCCAAGAAGACACAGCCTTCTAAGAAGTCACAAAAGAGGCCAGGGAAGCGGGAGCAATCAGTTGCTTCAGAGGCAAATACTCCACATCCATGGACTG AATCCCAAAATCGTCAGAAATCTGCCTCGATTGGGCCCGACGGAGAAAGCCAAGCTCGCGTCAGTGTTGATGGTGCAACACCTGCTGGAGGCGACGATATGGATGTagatgagaaggaagctGAAGTCAAAAGGGAACCAGCAGAATTCAGCCGTGAAGTtgagatcgagaagctccGCACATCTGGCTCGATGACACAGAACCCGACCGAAGTATCTCGAATTCGAAATATCTCCAAGGTACAATTTGGGCGTTTCGACCTTTACCCCTGGTACTTTTCACCTTATCCCGAAATCTTCAGTCAGGAGGATGTGATTTTCATTTGCGAATTCTGTCTGAGTTATTATGGAGATGAGAAGGCCTTTACGCGGCATCGACGAAAGTGCACACTACAACATCCACCTGGAAACGAGCTTTACCGGAACGAGGATATATCATTCTTTGAAATCGATGGTCGACGACAACGAACGTGGTGCCGTAACCTCTGCTTGCTGTCCAAGATGTTTCTTGACCACAAGACACTGTACTATGATGTGGATCCCTTCCTATTCTATGTTATGACTGTGCGAACCGAAAAGGGATGCCATTTAGTGGGATATTTCtccaaggaaaaagagagtGCGGACGGATACAATGTTGCTTGCATTCTAACTATGCCGCAATATCAGCGCAAAGGCTATGGTCGACTTCTGATTCAGTTCTCTTATGAGCTTTCTCGCATTGAGGGAAAGCTCGGCTCTCCAGAAAAGCCATTGTCAGATCTGGGTTTGCTGAGTTACCGACAGTACTGGTCAGAGAACATTCTGGAGCTGCTTATGGGATACAATGAGCGTGAAGAGAAGGTCACGATCGAGGCAATATCAACAGCGCTGGCTATGACAACGCAGGACGTGGAGCATACCTTGCAAGCTCTCAGAATGCAGGTATACCACAAGAGCGACCACAAGATTGTGATTCCTGAGAAGTTGATCCAGCAACGGGAGAAGACcaagttgaagaggaaaCGAACAGTGGATCCAACCAAAATTCAATGGAAGCCCCCAGTGTTCACAGCTTCAAGCCGAACATGGGGTTGGTAA
- a CDS encoding hypothetical protein (EggNog:ENOG41) produces MPEQCRGVVVERAPENDPKSANEDVVEDLDADQEPEQIGSMKITAEFDEMVVWGHETVADASADPYVRSMEEWLQMADRIHSYSPSADTTQK; encoded by the exons ATGCCAGAACAGTGTCGAGGTGTTGTTGTCGAACGAGCGCCCGAAAACGACCCCAAAAGTGCCAACGAGGACGTGGTAGAGGATCTCGATGCCGACCAAGAGCCAGAACAAATAGGAAGCATGAAAATAACTGCCGAGTTTGACGAGATGGTCGTTTGGGGACACGAGACCGTGGCAGATGCCAGTGCAGATCCTTATGTTCGCAGTATGGAGGAGTGGCTTCAGATGGCCGATCGG ATTCACTCTTACTCGCCCTCTGCAGACACGACACAAAAATAA
- a CDS encoding hypothetical protein (EggNog:ENOG41), which yields MSETNPSCFLYGPEDARFGERPIPRIEDPRDVIVKIAYTGVCGSDVHFWTEGGFARKVSEEHPLVMGHEASGIIYKAGPAVSNLKPGDRVAIEPGFSCKSCTYCKSGRYNLCQKMKFAADPPSTHGTLSRYFKIPEDFAYRISDSTSLEEAVLVEPLSVAVHGIRLADVRPGHRVIVQGAGAVGYLTAATAWAYGAKQVVITDINANKLEFAQKGLNCQTFEPHLSSTSTTEQEAARLKQETGLVDGADVVLECTGVESSAQLGIYALRRGGVFVQIGLGKAMQNLPLHAMCEREMVLKTSFRYGPGDFEIALGLLESGKVSVSSLISSITPFNQAPEAWKKTMNGEGIKNLIEGVQD from the exons ATGAGCGAGACG AATCCATCCTGTTTTCTCTATGGTCCCGAAGACGCTCGCTTCGGTGAGAGGCCAATCCCTCGGATTGAAGATCCGAGGGATGTAATTGTGAAGATTGCATACACAGGTGTTTGTGGTAGCGAT GTTCATTTCTGGACAGAAGGCGGCTTTGCAAGAAAAGTCTCGGAGGAGCATCCTCTGGTGATGGGCCATGAAGCTTCCGGAATCATCTACAAAGCTGGCCCAGCGGTTTCGAACCTCAAGCCTGGTGACCGCGTGGCTATTGAACCGGGCTTCTCTTGTAAGAGTTGCACATACTGCAAGTCCGGACGATACAATCTCtgccagaagatgaagttcgCTGCGGATCCCCCGTCGACACACGGAACGCTTTCTCGATATTTCAAGATCCCAGAGGACTTCGCATATAGGATTTCCGACTCTACCAGCCTGGAAGAGGCTGTTCTAGTGGAACCTTTAAGTGTCGCTGTCCATGGTATTCGTCTCGCCGATGTACGGCCTGGCCATAGAGTCATAGTCCAAGGAGCGGGGGCTGTGGGCTATCTGACGGCGGCAACAGCGTGGGCCTATGGAGCCAAGCAGGTTGTCATCACCGATATCAACGCGAACAAACTTGAGTTTGCACAAAAAGGTCTCAATTGCCAAACCTTTGAGCCCCATTTGagttcaacttcaacaactgAACAGGAAGCTGCTAGGTTGAAACAAGAGActggccttgttgatggcgcTGACGTTGTGTTGGAATGCACCGGAGTCGAATCATCAGCACAACTTGGTATCTATGCTTTGAGACGCGGAGGTGTTTTTGTCCAAATAGGACTTGGGAAAGCTATGCAGAATTTGCCTCTCCATGCCATGTGCGAGAGAGAAATGGTATTAAAAACCTCGTTTCGATATGGTCCTGGGGATTTTGAAATTGcacttgggcttcttgaatCCGGAAAGGTGTCGGTTTCGTCTCTGATCAGTAGCATTACTCCCTTCAATCAAGCTCCGGAAGCGTGGAAGAAAACTATGAATGGCGAGGGTATCAAGAATCTGATTGAAGGGGTTCAGGATTGA
- a CDS encoding hypothetical protein (EggNog:ENOG41) has product MATPVWFITGSSNGLGLLLSLRVLKAGHRVIATVRDTTRSADAVRQIEEAGGKIVTIDLTESKASITKKVQDAEKVYGRIDFLVNNAGYSVLGGIEFFTEAEAEHQIQTNLFGPLYTIQAALPGMRGQGSGTIINISSIAGQDAQPSCGIYSASKFALEGLSESLSKEVKEFGINVLLVEPGAFRTNFLEACVKSNISGEKAYQGTVLEATLQKFDKAAGKQAGDPSKAVDIIFEVATGEGAAGHLKGKILRLPLGPDCFARLEKKLNFLQHDIEATREIGITTDLDEK; this is encoded by the exons ATGGCGACCCCAGTTTGGTTCATTACCGGAAGCTCCAACGGCCTTGGCCTGCTTCTCAGTCTGAGAGTCTTGAAAGCAGGACACAGAGTCATTGCAACTGTTCGGGACACTACAAGATCAGCCGATGCTGTCCGCCAAATCGAAGAAGCTGGCGGAAAGATCGTCACCATTGACCTGACTGAATCCAAGGCCAGCATTACCAAGAAAGTCCAAGATGCAGAGAAGGTTTATGGGAGGATCGACTTCTTGGTGAATAACGCCGGGTACTCCGTCTTGGGAGGCATCGAGTTTTTTAC GGAGGCCGAAGCCGAACATCAGATTCAGACAAACTTATTCGGTCCTCTATACACCATTCAAGCTGCCCTCCCCGGAATGAGGGGCCAGGGTTCCGgtaccatcatcaacattaGCAGTATCGCTGGCCAAGATGCCCAACCCAGCTGCGGAATCTACAGTGCCAGCAAGTTTGCTCTCGAAGGTCTGAGCGAGAGTCTATCTAAGGAGGTCAAAGAGTTTGGTATCAATGTTTTGCTGGTTGAGCCCGGTGCGTTCCGTACAAATTTCCTCGAGGCCTGCGTCAAGAGCAATATTTCTGGCGAAAAAGCATATCAAGGAACGGTGTTGGAAGCAACACTCCAGAAGTTTGACAAGGCTGCTGGAAAGCAGGCCGGAGATCCCAGTAAGGCCGTGGACATCATCTTCGAAGTGGCCACAGGCGAGGGAGCAGCAGGTCACCTTAAGGGAAAGATCCTGAGATTACCATTGGGCCCAGATTGCTTTGCTCGTCTAGAGAAGAAGCTTAATTTTCTTCAGCATGATATTGAAGCAACACGAGAGATTGGTATCACGACGGACCTGGACGAGAAGTAG